In Microbacterium maritypicum, the following are encoded in one genomic region:
- the erm gene encoding 23S ribosomal RNA methyltransferase Erm: MPRSIHGGRHELGQNFLTHRPTLARITDLVGRTSGSILELGCGDGALTRSLARLERPLAAIDVDEHRVHRLRKALPGVRIEIADATRHPLDAEVIVGNIPFHVTTPILRRLLSSGRWSQAVLLTQWEVARKRAGVGGGTMMTAQSAPWFEFSLEGRVPAWGFSPQPSVDGGVLAITRRGSPLVPASDRREYEAFVRSMFTGRGSNLAAVLATAARIPMSRARRCVAAAGADDRRLPRDLRPEHWAALWRHVSRG, encoded by the coding sequence ATGCCTCGTTCAATCCATGGCGGCCGACACGAACTCGGCCAGAACTTCCTCACCCATCGTCCGACCCTCGCCCGCATCACCGACCTCGTCGGGCGCACCTCGGGCTCGATCCTCGAGCTCGGGTGCGGTGACGGCGCACTCACCCGCTCGCTCGCAAGGTTGGAGCGACCCCTCGCGGCGATCGACGTCGATGAGCATCGGGTGCATCGTCTGCGAAAGGCGCTGCCCGGCGTGCGCATCGAGATAGCGGATGCGACTCGCCATCCGCTCGACGCGGAGGTCATCGTCGGCAACATCCCGTTCCATGTGACGACACCGATCCTCCGGCGACTGCTGTCCAGCGGCCGGTGGAGTCAGGCGGTGCTGCTGACGCAGTGGGAGGTGGCCCGCAAGCGGGCAGGTGTCGGCGGCGGCACCATGATGACCGCGCAGTCCGCGCCGTGGTTCGAGTTCTCTCTGGAGGGCCGCGTACCGGCCTGGGGGTTCTCACCGCAACCGAGCGTCGACGGTGGGGTGCTGGCCATCACCCGTCGCGGCTCACCGCTCGTCCCGGCATCCGACCGCCGGGAGTACGAGGCGTTCGTGCGGTCGATGTTCACGGGGCGAGGATCGAACCTGGCTGCGGTGCTGGCCACGGCGGCACGCATCCCGATGTCCCGAGCGCGACGGTGTGTCGCGGCGGCGGGTGCCGACGACCGGCGTCTTCCCCGTGACCTGCGCCCGGAGCACTGGGCCGCGCTCTGGCGTCACGTCTCCCGCGGGTGA
- a CDS encoding methylated-DNA--[protein]-cysteine S-methyltransferase translates to MDEFPWGQMFTAIAALGGAAIALHETVGHGETITYGGLAARSGTDVPARGIGSIMGANPVPLIVPCHRVVAGDGLGGYSGGDAGQGLETKRWLLEHEGSLPTSLF, encoded by the coding sequence ATGGATGAATTCCCGTGGGGGCAGATGTTCACGGCGATCGCTGCGCTCGGTGGTGCGGCGATCGCCCTCCACGAGACGGTCGGGCACGGAGAGACGATCACCTACGGCGGGCTCGCCGCGCGCAGCGGCACCGACGTCCCCGCCCGGGGGATCGGTTCGATCATGGGTGCGAACCCCGTCCCCCTGATCGTGCCCTGTCATCGGGTGGTGGCCGGCGACGGCCTCGGCGGATACTCCGGCGGCGATGCGGGCCAGGGCCTCGAGACCAAGCGCTGGCTGCTGGAGCACGAGGGGTCTCTGCCGACCTCGCTGTTCTGA
- a CDS encoding helix-turn-helix transcriptional regulator produces the protein MTTALASSPTHTAAVARLGHALSDPTRAGVLLALREGAAYPADLAEALGVSRQAMSNHLACLRGCGLVESVPDGRRSSYRLADRHLAPALDMLMRVTLIVEPDCCSGEGCTC, from the coding sequence GTGACCACCGCCCTCGCCTCCTCCCCCACGCACACGGCCGCCGTCGCTCGCCTCGGGCACGCGCTCTCCGACCCCACACGCGCCGGTGTCCTGCTCGCCCTGCGGGAGGGCGCCGCCTATCCCGCCGACCTCGCCGAAGCGCTCGGCGTCTCGCGCCAGGCCATGTCGAACCATCTCGCGTGCCTCCGCGGCTGCGGCCTCGTCGAGAGCGTGCCGGACGGCCGCCGCAGCAGCTATCGCCTGGCAGACCGGCACCTCGCACCCGCGCTCGACATGCTCATGCGGGTGACGCTCATCGTGGAACCGGACTGCTGCTCCGGCGAAGGCTGTACCTGCTGA
- a CDS encoding SDR family NAD(P)-dependent oxidoreductase — translation MDAAPPLPRDLFGRTMLVTGANAGIGYWCVEQLAARGARVVLGCRSPERATTAVTAIRAQVPDADLRVLALDLGSLDSVRGAATGIGERLDAVICNAGVKAADRSARTSDGFDLMVGTNFLGHFALVAQLESSLGPDARVVAVGSIAHRFATLDAATLDAPWTGASLRQYGRSKAALMAFAFELSRRWSDSSRSAVCAHPGYAVDPLTPARPGLAEVSGVVRALSAPTRLLVQGKDGGALPVVHAATAADVRNGDYWGPGGLLEFRGAPARVAASDEVRSAAIGSAVWAAAERITGVRFPA, via the coding sequence ATGGATGCCGCCCCTCCTCTCCCCCGCGACCTCTTCGGGCGCACCATGCTCGTCACCGGCGCGAACGCGGGAATCGGGTACTGGTGCGTGGAGCAGCTCGCCGCGAGGGGTGCGCGGGTTGTGCTCGGATGCCGTTCGCCCGAGCGCGCGACGACAGCGGTCACGGCGATCCGCGCACAGGTGCCCGACGCCGACCTGCGCGTACTGGCGCTCGACCTCGGCTCCCTCGACAGCGTGCGCGGCGCCGCCACCGGGATCGGGGAACGGCTCGACGCGGTGATCTGCAATGCCGGGGTCAAGGCGGCCGACCGCTCGGCGCGCACGAGTGACGGCTTCGACCTCATGGTCGGCACGAACTTCCTCGGCCACTTCGCCCTCGTGGCGCAGCTCGAGTCGAGCCTCGGGCCGGACGCCCGTGTCGTCGCGGTGGGCTCGATCGCCCACCGCTTCGCGACCCTCGACGCGGCGACGCTCGACGCCCCGTGGACCGGCGCTTCGCTCCGGCAGTACGGGCGGTCGAAGGCGGCGCTGATGGCCTTCGCGTTCGAACTGTCCCGACGGTGGTCGGACTCCTCCCGCTCGGCTGTCTGTGCACACCCGGGCTATGCGGTCGACCCGCTCACGCCTGCGCGTCCCGGTCTCGCCGAGGTGTCCGGCGTCGTCCGCGCCCTGTCCGCGCCGACCCGCCTGCTCGTGCAGGGCAAGGACGGCGGCGCGCTGCCCGTCGTCCACGCGGCCACGGCCGCAGACGTGAGGAACGGCGACTACTGGGGCCCCGGCGGTCTGCTCGAGTTCCGTGGGGCGCCGGCGCGGGTTGCCGCATCGGACGAGGTGCGCTCCGCGGCGATCGGGTCCGCAGTCTGGGCGGCTGCGGAGCGCATCACCGGGGTGCGCTTCCCTGCCTGA
- a CDS encoding response regulator, whose translation MIRVLLADDEAMIRSALAALLRLEPDIEVVAECADGEQAVAEALRLEPDVCLLDLEMPGLDGVQVAEKLHRAIATRCVVVTRHARPGVLRRALASGVSGFLPKSRGADEVAAVIRRVAAGARYVDPEIAADALSDERSPLTDRELDVLRAGRRGETTGQIARALALAPGTVRNHVSVILGKLSVGTRQQAVLIAEERGWI comes from the coding sequence ATGATCCGCGTGCTGCTCGCCGATGACGAGGCGATGATCCGCTCCGCTCTCGCAGCGCTGCTGCGCCTGGAACCCGACATCGAGGTGGTCGCCGAATGCGCCGACGGCGAGCAGGCCGTCGCCGAAGCCCTGCGCCTGGAGCCGGACGTGTGCCTGCTCGACCTCGAGATGCCGGGACTCGACGGGGTGCAGGTCGCCGAGAAGCTGCACAGGGCGATCGCGACGCGCTGCGTGGTCGTCACCCGTCATGCGCGACCCGGTGTGCTCCGTCGCGCGCTCGCCTCCGGCGTCTCGGGTTTCCTGCCGAAGTCCCGCGGTGCCGACGAGGTCGCCGCCGTCATCCGCCGGGTCGCCGCGGGCGCTCGCTACGTGGATCCCGAGATCGCCGCCGACGCTCTGAGCGACGAGCGCTCCCCGCTCACGGACCGGGAGCTCGACGTGCTGCGCGCCGGTCGCCGCGGCGAGACGACCGGACAGATCGCGCGGGCACTCGCGCTCGCGCCGGGCACCGTGCGCAACCACGTCTCGGTCATCCTCGGAAAGCTCTCCGTCGGCACCCGCCAGCAGGCCGTGCTCATCGCCGAGGAGCGCGGCTGGATCTGA
- a CDS encoding cation transporter: protein MTATLALTRRETLHRRIRLIVGITIAYNLIEAVVAIAAGSVASSAALIGFGLDSTIEVLSAGAVAWQFTRRDPERWEKPTLRVIGVAFFALAAYVTATSVAALVMVERPEHSTVGIVLTAVSVAVMPFLSLAERRAGRELGSATAVADSKQTLICTYLSAAVLIGLVANSLFGWWWADAVAGLVIAAFAVREGIEAWKGDACATSVGMLLEDEDDEHHDHDH, encoded by the coding sequence ATGACCGCCACGCTCGCCCTCACCCGTCGCGAGACCCTGCATCGCCGCATCCGCCTCATCGTCGGCATCACGATCGCCTACAACCTGATCGAGGCGGTCGTCGCGATCGCCGCCGGATCCGTCGCCTCCTCGGCCGCGCTCATCGGGTTCGGCCTGGACTCCACGATCGAGGTCCTGTCTGCGGGCGCGGTCGCCTGGCAGTTCACGCGCCGTGATCCGGAGCGCTGGGAGAAGCCGACCCTGCGCGTCATCGGGGTCGCCTTCTTCGCCCTCGCCGCCTACGTCACCGCGACCTCGGTGGCAGCGCTGGTCATGGTCGAACGTCCGGAGCACAGCACCGTCGGCATCGTCCTGACCGCCGTCAGCGTCGCCGTCATGCCCTTCCTGTCGTTGGCGGAGCGCCGTGCGGGTCGCGAGCTCGGCTCCGCCACCGCCGTCGCCGACTCGAAGCAGACACTCATCTGCACGTACCTCTCGGCCGCAGTCCTGATCGGACTGGTCGCGAACTCCCTGTTCGGGTGGTGGTGGGCGGATGCCGTCGCCGGGCTGGTCATCGCGGCCTTCGCCGTGCGCGAGGGCATCGAGGCGTGGAAGGGCGACGCCTGCGCGACGTCGGTCGGCATGCTTCTCGAAGACGAAGACGACGAGCACCACGACCACGATCACTGA
- a CDS encoding ATP-binding protein, protein MTDQVILMCGPAGSGKSTYAKRLERAGYVLLSFDAEAWNRGYRVHPVPADAIQSIHDHLQARLKELVTRGARVVVDTSFWSRASRDRYRDFLAPLGATPTVYYLEVPHDVLLERLATRTDSGPNDVLVSPAQAAAYIDGFQRPTPNEGPMRVFRHQVGT, encoded by the coding sequence ATGACGGACCAGGTGATTTTGATGTGCGGTCCCGCGGGATCCGGCAAGTCCACCTACGCGAAAAGGCTCGAGCGCGCCGGCTATGTCCTGCTCTCGTTCGATGCCGAGGCTTGGAACCGCGGGTACCGAGTTCACCCGGTACCCGCGGACGCGATACAGTCCATCCACGATCACCTGCAGGCCCGCCTGAAGGAGCTCGTCACCCGCGGAGCCCGAGTCGTGGTCGATACCTCGTTCTGGTCCCGGGCCTCCCGCGATCGCTACCGGGATTTTCTCGCACCGCTCGGTGCGACCCCTACGGTCTACTACCTCGAAGTCCCGCACGACGTCCTCCTCGAACGACTCGCAACCAGGACTGATTCTGGTCCTAACGATGTCCTCGTTTCTCCAGCGCAAGCCGCTGCCTACATCGATGGCTTCCAGAGACCCACCCCTAATGAAGGCCCGATGCGTGTCTTCCGCCACCAGGTGGGCACCTAG
- a CDS encoding arginase family protein: MITMLSAPSNLGLRPPEPGSVPGAAKAPEALREAGLFARFAELGATDSGVVLAGRYVDDDATRPPGHVRNEGATIDHSRRLAARIGAALDRGEAPLVIGGDCAILLGAGLATVRRGGIGLVHVDGHTDFRHPGNSDECASVAGEALAAAIGRHWPAVADIDGLGPSFAAEHTAHIGHRDDDEDLPEVRGILGGVFSSADVLSLGAAHVGAEAAAVAGSAYWLQVDVDVLDAAIMPAVDSPDPGGIGAAELTALLRELAPHAVGASITVFDPDLDPDGRYARLLVEILTEGLSDLGTRVQQP, encoded by the coding sequence ATGATCACGATGCTGTCGGCTCCGTCCAATCTCGGCCTGCGTCCGCCCGAGCCGGGCAGCGTCCCCGGCGCAGCGAAGGCACCGGAGGCTCTGCGCGAGGCTGGCCTGTTCGCCCGGTTCGCCGAGCTCGGGGCGACCGACTCCGGCGTCGTCCTGGCCGGCCGCTACGTCGACGACGATGCCACGAGACCGCCGGGACACGTGCGCAACGAGGGCGCCACGATCGACCATTCGCGGCGTCTGGCGGCACGCATCGGCGCAGCGCTCGACAGGGGCGAGGCTCCGCTCGTGATCGGCGGCGACTGCGCGATCCTGCTCGGCGCAGGTCTCGCGACCGTGCGCCGTGGCGGCATCGGACTGGTGCATGTCGACGGTCACACCGACTTCCGGCATCCGGGCAACAGCGACGAGTGCGCGAGCGTGGCCGGAGAGGCTCTCGCCGCGGCGATCGGCAGGCACTGGCCCGCCGTCGCCGACATCGACGGGCTCGGTCCGTCCTTCGCGGCCGAGCACACCGCGCACATCGGCCACCGCGACGATGACGAAGATCTGCCGGAGGTACGCGGCATCCTGGGCGGTGTCTTCTCCTCCGCCGACGTCCTCTCCCTCGGCGCCGCCCACGTCGGCGCGGAGGCCGCCGCCGTCGCGGGTTCCGCCTACTGGCTCCAGGTCGACGTCGACGTGCTCGATGCCGCGATCATGCCCGCCGTCGACAGCCCCGACCCCGGAGGGATCGGGGCGGCAGAGCTCACGGCTCTGCTGCGCGAACTGGCACCGCACGCGGTCGGCGCGTCGATCACGGTGTTCGACCCCGACCTCGATCCCGACGGACGCTATGCCCGCCTGCTGGTCGAGATCCTCACCGAAGGCCTCAGCGACCTCGGCACGCGCGTGCAGCAGCCCTGA
- a CDS encoding TerC family protein, protein MDITPLIWIITIAVTIAFFVYEFFAHVRTPHEPTIAESARWSIFYISLALLFGVGIGVFSGWTFGGEYFAGYLTEKALSIDNLFVFLIVMTGFAVPKIYQQKVLMIGIVIALILRGIFIAVGATLIENFSWIFYLFGALLLVLAYRQAFSNHESNPANGRFMTFVRRHLPVSDEYNGDKLTVVKNGKRFVTPMLLTIIAIGFIDLVFAVDSIPAIYGLTDQAYIVFTANAFALMGLRQLYFLIGGLLERLVYLAQGLAVILGFIGVKLVLHALHVNELPFINGGQGVEWAPEIPIWFSLLFIGLTIAVATAASLIKTRRAPDAVTTPTDTTPTITQKEHS, encoded by the coding sequence TTGGACATCACCCCCCTGATCTGGATCATCACGATCGCGGTCACGATCGCGTTCTTCGTCTATGAGTTCTTCGCGCACGTGCGCACACCTCACGAGCCGACGATCGCGGAGTCGGCGCGCTGGTCGATCTTCTACATCAGTCTCGCGCTGCTGTTCGGCGTCGGCATCGGCGTCTTCTCCGGCTGGACGTTCGGCGGTGAGTACTTCGCCGGTTATCTGACCGAGAAGGCGCTGTCGATCGACAACCTGTTCGTCTTCCTCATCGTGATGACCGGCTTCGCCGTGCCGAAGATCTATCAGCAGAAGGTGCTGATGATCGGCATCGTGATCGCGCTGATCCTGCGCGGCATCTTCATCGCCGTCGGCGCGACGCTCATCGAGAACTTCTCGTGGATCTTCTACCTGTTCGGCGCACTGCTCCTCGTGCTCGCCTACCGTCAGGCGTTCAGCAACCACGAGAGCAACCCCGCGAACGGGCGCTTCATGACGTTCGTCCGTCGACACCTGCCCGTCAGCGACGAGTACAACGGCGACAAGCTGACCGTCGTCAAGAACGGCAAGCGCTTCGTCACGCCGATGCTGCTCACGATCATCGCGATCGGGTTCATCGACCTGGTGTTCGCCGTCGACTCGATCCCCGCGATCTACGGTCTCACCGACCAGGCGTACATCGTCTTCACCGCCAACGCCTTCGCGCTCATGGGCCTCCGACAGCTCTACTTCCTCATCGGCGGACTGCTCGAGCGGCTCGTCTACCTGGCCCAGGGGCTCGCGGTCATCCTCGGGTTCATCGGCGTCAAGCTCGTCCTGCACGCGCTGCACGTCAACGAGCTGCCGTTCATCAACGGCGGTCAGGGCGTCGAGTGGGCACCCGAGATCCCGATCTGGTTCTCGCTGCTGTTCATCGGCCTGACCATCGCGGTGGCCACGGCGGCGAGTCTCATCAAGACCCGTCGCGCCCCGGATGCCGTCACCACGCCCACCGACACCACCCCCACCATCACCCAGAAGGAGCACTCTTGA
- a CDS encoding phage portal protein, giving the protein MRMHLPLAADLCTLSADLLFGEAPQILFRKPDDVPLQEGDTRASRKRWAHPAQTRLDDITGADETHAELLLAGEYSAALGGSYLAVAWDADVHDHVFPKAYAADTAIPTFRHGRLAGVTLWSEYHDGNEVYRLIEEHKPGTIEYTLYRGTDRALGVPVQIDTREETAHYARMRTASDLNVREGALPETVAIGTGTKHLAVTYLKNAAPVRDWRKLGELASLGRSDLDGVQDVLDKVDFTWSSLMRDVENGQGRLIVPEEMLDLSGKPGEGANFDVYRQVFTPVSGTLGKAADGNGAMGIVQFAIRVEEHLAVIEGLKKELASALGYSEAHLGLDSAKGQRTATEIDADLSDSERTRDKKALYAKGALARWSLAALEIDKTVFGGADLGDMTRMPAVEFAPVSQADPERLARTAQLLDAARAASRKEIVRSIHPGWDEDDIDAEVELIQQEIGVPVPESAAFTGDDPAGVT; this is encoded by the coding sequence ATGCGTATGCATCTGCCGCTCGCCGCCGACCTCTGCACTCTGTCCGCTGATCTGCTGTTCGGCGAGGCCCCGCAGATCCTGTTCCGCAAGCCCGACGACGTCCCCCTACAGGAGGGCGACACGCGGGCGTCGCGGAAGCGGTGGGCACACCCGGCGCAGACCCGCCTCGACGACATCACGGGTGCCGACGAAACGCACGCCGAACTCCTTCTTGCTGGCGAGTACTCGGCCGCCCTCGGTGGCTCGTACCTCGCTGTTGCCTGGGATGCCGATGTGCACGACCATGTCTTCCCGAAAGCGTACGCCGCGGATACCGCGATCCCCACGTTCCGTCACGGGCGACTCGCCGGCGTGACGCTCTGGTCCGAGTACCACGACGGCAACGAGGTCTATCGCCTCATCGAGGAGCACAAGCCAGGGACGATTGAGTACACCCTGTACCGCGGCACGGACCGCGCCCTCGGTGTGCCGGTGCAGATCGACACGCGCGAGGAGACGGCGCATTACGCCCGGATGCGCACTGCTTCAGACCTCAACGTCCGGGAGGGCGCCCTCCCGGAGACGGTTGCGATCGGCACCGGCACGAAACACCTCGCCGTCACCTACTTGAAGAACGCGGCGCCGGTGCGCGACTGGCGCAAGCTCGGCGAACTCGCATCCCTCGGCCGCTCCGACCTCGACGGCGTACAGGACGTCCTCGACAAGGTCGACTTCACCTGGTCATCGCTGATGCGCGACGTGGAGAACGGCCAGGGCCGCCTCATCGTCCCCGAAGAGATGCTTGACCTGTCCGGGAAGCCCGGCGAAGGTGCGAACTTCGACGTCTACCGGCAGGTGTTTACGCCGGTCTCCGGCACGCTCGGGAAGGCAGCGGACGGCAACGGCGCGATGGGCATCGTGCAGTTCGCGATCCGAGTCGAAGAACACCTCGCCGTGATCGAGGGCCTCAAGAAGGAACTCGCGTCCGCGCTCGGCTACTCCGAAGCGCACCTCGGCCTCGACTCCGCGAAGGGCCAGCGCACCGCCACGGAGATCGACGCGGACCTGTCCGACAGCGAGCGCACCCGCGACAAGAAGGCCCTGTACGCGAAGGGTGCTCTCGCACGTTGGTCCCTCGCTGCGCTGGAGATCGACAAGACCGTGTTCGGCGGCGCTGACCTCGGCGACATGACCCGGATGCCGGCCGTCGAGTTCGCCCCGGTGTCGCAGGCCGACCCGGAGAGGCTCGCCCGCACCGCGCAGCTGCTCGACGCCGCACGCGCTGCGTCTCGCAAGGAGATCGTCCGCAGCATTCACCCCGGCTGGGATGAGGACGATATCGACGCGGAGGTCGAACTGATCCAGCAGGAGATCGGTGTCCCGGTACCGGAGTCCGCGGCGTTCACGGGCGACGACCCCGCAGGCGTCACCTAG
- a CDS encoding small multidrug efflux protein — protein MNLIETFQDLVAQVPELVQPLIVALAGAIPFIEGEGAVSIGIIGGIPPVVAAIAAIVGNFLCVLVVVLVSSGARQAVVNRSRAKAVALAGGGTTEEGAVGTADTHSTPRREKFQRAFERYGVPGVSLLGPLLLPTQFTATMLAASGVGKARILFWQALAIIGWTTIVAVIVGSAVYAIR, from the coding sequence ATGAACCTCATCGAGACCTTCCAGGACCTGGTCGCCCAGGTTCCCGAGCTCGTGCAGCCCCTCATCGTCGCCCTCGCCGGCGCGATCCCCTTCATCGAGGGCGAGGGAGCGGTGAGCATCGGCATCATCGGCGGCATCCCCCCCGTGGTCGCCGCGATCGCCGCGATCGTGGGCAACTTCCTGTGCGTCCTGGTGGTGGTGCTGGTGAGTTCGGGGGCCCGGCAGGCCGTCGTTAACCGCTCGCGAGCCAAGGCAGTCGCCCTCGCCGGCGGCGGCACGACGGAAGAGGGTGCGGTGGGCACCGCGGACACGCACAGCACCCCGCGTCGCGAGAAGTTCCAGCGCGCGTTCGAGCGCTACGGCGTCCCGGGAGTCAGCCTGCTCGGCCCTCTCCTGCTGCCGACGCAGTTCACGGCGACGATGCTCGCCGCCTCCGGCGTCGGCAAGGCCCGCATCCTCTTCTGGCAGGCGCTCGCGATCATCGGTTGGACGACCATCGTCGCCGTCATCGTCGGCAGCGCGGTGTACGCGATCCGCTGA
- a CDS encoding hemolysin family protein, producing MGDLLWNIALVFAFVLIGGVFAATEMALVTLRESQINAIGQRGRRGAKVAALARNPNTFLSAVQIGVTVAGFASAAYGATSIAPSLAPVLESWGLAPALALTVATLVLTLVIAYLSLVLGELVPKRLAIQRNAQFAYAVAPALNGFATVMRPVIWLLSVSTNALVRLLGGDPHKTSDEMTDEEVRDIVASHQGLPDDERRILDDVLSLRGRQVSEVMRPRPEVVALDEAASVGEVMAQVRDLPFSRYPVSETSIDDITGFVHVRDLFEAASDDPTRPLRALMREIPYIPSSARVLPTLTRMRAEGHHIAVVVDEYGGTDGLVTLEDLVEEVVGEIFDEYDAEVFISADDGLDGRLNLQDFEEATGLAMPRGSSDTIAGFVTEQLGRLAVVGDTVEVPGATIQVAELDRRRISRVRVTLEQVGEPQV from the coding sequence ATGGGCGACCTCCTCTGGAACATCGCCCTCGTCTTCGCGTTCGTGCTGATCGGCGGTGTCTTCGCCGCCACGGAGATGGCGCTGGTCACGCTGCGCGAGAGCCAGATCAACGCGATCGGCCAGCGCGGGCGCCGCGGGGCGAAGGTCGCGGCCCTCGCCCGCAACCCCAACACCTTCCTCTCGGCGGTGCAGATCGGTGTGACCGTCGCCGGGTTCGCCTCGGCGGCGTACGGTGCGACATCGATCGCCCCGTCCCTGGCGCCCGTGCTCGAGTCGTGGGGGCTGGCGCCGGCTCTCGCCCTCACGGTCGCGACACTCGTGCTCACGCTCGTGATCGCCTACCTGTCGCTCGTGCTCGGAGAGCTCGTGCCCAAGCGCCTCGCGATCCAGCGCAACGCGCAGTTCGCCTACGCGGTCGCGCCCGCACTCAACGGGTTCGCGACGGTCATGCGCCCGGTGATCTGGCTGCTCTCGGTGTCGACGAACGCCCTCGTCCGGCTGCTCGGCGGCGACCCGCACAAGACGAGCGACGAGATGACCGATGAGGAGGTGCGCGACATCGTGGCCAGCCATCAGGGGCTGCCGGATGACGAGCGACGCATCCTCGACGACGTGCTCTCCCTGCGGGGGCGGCAGGTCAGCGAGGTCATGCGCCCGCGCCCGGAGGTCGTCGCCCTCGACGAGGCCGCGAGCGTCGGCGAGGTGATGGCGCAGGTGCGTGATCTTCCGTTCTCGCGCTACCCCGTCTCCGAGACCTCGATCGACGACATCACCGGGTTCGTGCACGTCCGTGATCTGTTCGAGGCCGCGTCCGACGATCCGACGCGGCCGCTGCGCGCGCTCATGCGCGAGATCCCGTACATCCCCTCGTCCGCGCGTGTGCTGCCGACCCTGACCCGGATGCGTGCGGAAGGGCACCACATCGCCGTCGTCGTCGACGAGTACGGCGGCACCGATGGCCTCGTCACTCTGGAAGACCTCGTGGAAGAGGTGGTCGGCGAGATCTTCGACGAGTACGACGCCGAGGTGTTCATCTCCGCAGACGACGGACTCGACGGGCGGCTCAACCTGCAGGACTTCGAGGAGGCGACGGGGCTCGCGATGCCGCGCGGCTCGTCCGACACCATCGCCGGATTCGTGACGGAGCAGCTGGGGCGACTCGCCGTCGTCGGCGACACGGTCGAGGTTCCGGGCGCGACGATCCAGGTGGCGGAGCTCGATCGACGTCGGATTTCGCGTGTGCGGGTCACGCTCGAGCAGGTCGGGGAGCCGCAGGTCTGA
- a CDS encoding sensor histidine kinase gives MSSRAEPLAPVEPSPGARQLSRGVTATWWYTVTAVIAFELALIASWTLTSLADDLEGFVGLVVGVGGILWCTSTIPLLLDYRHRLDAEPGVRWMRLLLPLLVALIYGVVAGVVVGSWQLAVMPLVLTLVLLNWPRGVRYKVVITATIALILLGVADSALDVADDNPFLIPAVYTVFFPVMLVSSLWWWDVLITLDRARASEARLAATQERLRVATDVHDLQGHHLQVIALQLELAERLLPTDPDAGMEQLRAARVSVDEARQGTRDLATRFRSVPLGDELANARDLLTAAGLEVESAIDADADSAPASALGPVIRETTTNVLRHGGGARARLALRRTADAWRYEIANDVVPGVDVEHDGSGLEGVRRRIEEAHGSLEVRRDADEFVVVVTVPTQGEGAR, from the coding sequence GTGAGCAGCCGCGCCGAGCCCCTCGCCCCCGTCGAGCCGAGTCCGGGGGCGCGACAGCTGTCCCGCGGCGTCACGGCCACGTGGTGGTACACCGTGACCGCCGTGATCGCGTTCGAGCTCGCCCTGATCGCTTCGTGGACGCTCACGTCCCTCGCGGACGACCTCGAGGGTTTCGTCGGCCTCGTGGTCGGCGTCGGCGGCATCCTCTGGTGCACGTCCACGATCCCGTTGCTGCTCGACTACCGGCACCGGCTGGACGCCGAACCGGGCGTGCGCTGGATGCGTCTGCTGCTGCCGTTGCTCGTCGCCCTGATCTACGGAGTCGTCGCCGGCGTCGTGGTCGGCAGTTGGCAGCTCGCAGTGATGCCCCTCGTGCTGACGCTCGTCCTGCTGAACTGGCCGCGCGGGGTGCGGTACAAGGTGGTGATCACGGCCACGATCGCCCTCATCCTCCTCGGCGTCGCGGATTCCGCTCTCGACGTCGCCGACGACAACCCGTTCCTGATCCCCGCCGTGTACACCGTCTTCTTCCCGGTGATGCTGGTCAGTTCGCTGTGGTGGTGGGACGTACTGATCACGCTCGACCGCGCCCGCGCATCCGAGGCGAGGCTCGCCGCCACGCAGGAGCGGCTGCGGGTCGCCACCGATGTGCACGATCTGCAGGGGCACCACCTGCAGGTCATCGCTCTGCAGCTGGAACTCGCGGAGCGTCTGCTGCCGACCGACCCGGACGCGGGGATGGAGCAGCTCCGTGCCGCCCGGGTGAGCGTCGACGAGGCGCGCCAGGGGACCAGGGACCTCGCGACCCGCTTCCGTTCGGTGCCGTTGGGGGATGAGCTGGCCAACGCCCGCGACCTTCTCACCGCGGCCGGGCTCGAGGTGGAGTCCGCCATCGACGCGGATGCCGATTCCGCTCCGGCATCCGCGCTGGGCCCCGTGATCAGGGAGACGACGACGAACGTGCTGCGGCACGGCGGGGGAGCGCGGGCGCGGCTGGCGCTCCGCAGGACCGCGGATGCGTGGCGGTACGAGATCGCGAACGATGTGGTCCCCGGCGTCGACGTCGAGCACGACGGCTCCGGGCTGGAAGGTGTGCGCCGCAGGATCGAGGAGGCGCACGGCTCCCTCGAGGTGCGACGCGACGCCGACGAGTTCGTGGTGGTCGTGACGGTGCCGACGCAGGGTGAGGGTGCTCGATGA